From one Halothece sp. PCC 7418 genomic stretch:
- the rpoB gene encoding DNA-directed RNA polymerase subunit beta — MSNLATNLLPDLIEIQRASFRWFLEKGLIEELDSFSPISDYTGKLELRFIGENFRLKQPKYDVDEAKRRDSSYSVQMYVPTRLINKETGEIKEQEVFIGELPLMTERGTFIINGAERVIVNQIVRSPGVYYKPETDKNNRRTYSASLIPNRGAWLKFETDKNDLVWVRIDKTRKLSAQVLLKAIGLQDNEINDGLRHPDYYQKTLDKEGNPSEEEALLELYRKLRPGEPPTVAGGQQLLDSRFFDPKRYDLGRVGRHKLNRKLNLSTPETVRVLTPQDILAAVDYLVNLEFDLGTTDDIDHLGNRRVRSVGELLQNQVRVGLNRLERIIRERMTVSEAESLTPTSLVNPKPLVAAIKEFFGSSQLSQFMDQTNPLAELTHKRRISALGPGGLTRERAGFAVRDIHPSHYGRICPVETPEGPNAGLIGSLATCARVNDFGFIATPYYPVEDGRVLRDRAPVYLTADEEDDKRVAPGDIATDEEGNILGHTVAVRYRQEFTTTSPKEVDYVAISPLQIVSVATSLIPFLEHDDANRALMGSNMQRQAVPLLRPERSLVGTGLEAQAARDSGMVVVSRTYGTVHYVDATVVRVKVSNREQPQLEGDATAEEEQKPQIIEYPLQKYQRSNQDTCLNQRPLVFAGEDVVPGQVLADGSATEGGEIALGQNVLIAYMPWEGYNYEDAILISERLVQDDVYTSIHVEKYEIEARQTKLGPEEITREIPNVGEDALRQLDERGIIRIGAWVEAGDILVGKVTPKGESDQPPEEKLLRAIFGEKARDVRDNSLRVPNGEKGRIVDVRVFTREQGDELPPGANMVVRCYVAQKRKIQVGDKMAGRHGNKGIISRILPVEDMPYLPDGRPIDVALNPLGVPSRMNVGQVFECLLGWAGENLNARFKLTPFDEMYGEQASRDSVDAKLKEAANRPGKDWIFNENHPGKIQLYDGRTGEPFDRPITVGQAYMLKLVHLVDDKIHARSTGPYSLVTQQPLGGKAQQGGQRFGEMEVWALEAYGAAYTLQELLTVKSDDMQGRNEALNAIVKGKPIPRPGTPESFKVLMRELQSLGLDISVHRVDTNEDDGGSQDVEVDLMADSERRRTPSRPTYESLSRADIVPEEVAVAETAESEDSNQ, encoded by the coding sequence ATGAGTAATCTAGCCACCAATCTGCTACCCGACTTAATTGAGATTCAACGCGCCAGCTTCCGTTGGTTTTTAGAAAAGGGCTTAATTGAAGAGTTAGATAGCTTCTCTCCCATTTCTGACTATACGGGAAAACTTGAACTCCGCTTTATTGGCGAAAACTTCCGTCTGAAACAGCCAAAATACGATGTTGATGAAGCCAAACGGCGGGACAGTAGCTATTCTGTGCAAATGTATGTTCCCACTCGCCTGATCAACAAAGAAACCGGGGAAATTAAAGAACAAGAAGTCTTTATTGGTGAGTTACCCCTGATGACAGAACGGGGAACATTTATTATTAATGGGGCAGAACGGGTGATTGTTAACCAAATCGTTCGTTCCCCTGGGGTTTACTATAAACCCGAAACCGATAAGAATAACCGTCGGACTTATTCCGCTTCTCTGATTCCCAACCGTGGGGCGTGGTTAAAATTTGAAACCGATAAAAATGACTTGGTTTGGGTTCGCATCGACAAAACCCGTAAACTGAGTGCACAAGTCTTATTAAAAGCGATTGGTTTACAAGATAACGAAATTAATGACGGCTTGCGCCATCCCGACTACTATCAAAAAACCTTAGATAAAGAAGGGAATCCCAGCGAAGAAGAAGCCCTCTTAGAACTGTATCGGAAACTGCGTCCAGGTGAACCGCCGACGGTTGCGGGAGGACAACAACTGTTAGATTCTCGGTTCTTTGATCCGAAACGGTATGATTTAGGGCGAGTCGGTCGTCATAAACTCAATCGGAAACTTAATTTAAGTACACCCGAAACAGTACGGGTTTTGACCCCGCAGGATATTCTAGCTGCGGTTGATTATCTGGTCAACCTTGAATTTGATCTGGGGACAACTGACGACATTGATCACTTGGGAAATCGTCGGGTGCGTTCGGTTGGGGAACTCCTCCAGAATCAAGTGCGGGTTGGTTTAAATCGCTTAGAACGAATTATTCGGGAACGGATGACCGTGTCGGAAGCAGAGTCCTTAACGCCAACGTCTCTGGTGAATCCGAAGCCCTTGGTCGCTGCAATTAAAGAGTTCTTTGGTTCGTCTCAGTTATCTCAGTTTATGGATCAAACCAATCCCTTAGCTGAGTTAACGCACAAACGGCGGATTAGTGCCTTGGGACCGGGTGGTTTAACCCGAGAACGGGCGGGCTTTGCCGTGCGAGATATTCATCCCTCTCACTATGGGCGGATTTGTCCAGTAGAGACTCCAGAAGGCCCCAATGCAGGGTTAATTGGGTCTTTGGCAACCTGTGCGCGGGTGAATGACTTTGGCTTTATTGCTACCCCTTATTATCCCGTTGAAGACGGTCGAGTGTTGCGCGATCGCGCTCCCGTTTACTTGACAGCAGACGAAGAAGATGATAAGCGAGTTGCCCCTGGGGATATTGCCACCGACGAAGAAGGAAATATCTTGGGTCATACCGTTGCCGTCCGTTACCGTCAAGAATTTACCACCACCAGCCCGAAAGAAGTGGATTATGTTGCCATTTCTCCCTTGCAGATTGTCTCAGTGGCAACCTCTCTCATTCCCTTCTTAGAACACGACGACGCAAACCGCGCCCTCATGGGGTCCAATATGCAGCGTCAAGCCGTTCCCTTACTGCGTCCCGAACGGTCTTTAGTGGGAACGGGTCTCGAAGCCCAAGCTGCTCGTGACTCAGGAATGGTTGTGGTCTCTCGGACTTACGGCACAGTTCATTATGTGGATGCAACAGTGGTTCGTGTCAAAGTGAGTAATCGTGAACAACCGCAACTGGAAGGAGATGCAACGGCTGAGGAAGAACAAAAACCGCAAATTATTGAATATCCCCTGCAAAAATATCAACGGTCTAACCAAGATACTTGCTTAAATCAACGCCCCCTCGTCTTTGCAGGAGAAGACGTGGTTCCAGGTCAGGTATTAGCCGATGGTTCAGCAACCGAAGGAGGAGAGATTGCCCTCGGTCAAAACGTTCTCATCGCTTATATGCCTTGGGAAGGCTACAACTACGAAGATGCGATTTTAATCAGTGAACGTCTGGTGCAAGATGACGTTTACACCAGTATCCACGTTGAAAAATACGAAATTGAAGCCCGTCAAACTAAACTTGGGCCTGAAGAAATTACTCGCGAGATTCCCAACGTGGGAGAAGATGCTCTCCGACAACTGGATGAACGGGGCATTATCCGTATTGGCGCTTGGGTGGAAGCAGGAGATATTCTCGTTGGTAAGGTAACGCCAAAAGGGGAATCGGACCAGCCTCCAGAAGAAAAACTCCTCCGCGCCATTTTCGGGGAAAAAGCCCGTGATGTTCGGGATAACTCCTTGCGCGTCCCCAACGGTGAAAAAGGTCGTATTGTCGATGTTCGTGTCTTTACTCGGGAACAAGGAGACGAATTACCCCCTGGCGCAAATATGGTCGTTCGCTGCTACGTTGCCCAAAAACGGAAAATCCAAGTGGGCGATAAGATGGCTGGACGACATGGCAATAAAGGGATTATTTCTCGCATCCTCCCTGTGGAAGATATGCCCTATCTCCCCGATGGTCGTCCCATTGATGTGGCGTTAAACCCCCTCGGTGTGCCGTCACGGATGAACGTGGGACAGGTGTTTGAATGTCTTTTAGGCTGGGCAGGTGAAAACCTTAATGCTCGCTTTAAGCTCACACCCTTTGATGAAATGTATGGGGAACAGGCTTCGCGGGATAGTGTGGATGCCAAACTGAAAGAAGCAGCAAACCGTCCTGGTAAAGACTGGATCTTTAACGAGAATCATCCTGGGAAAATCCAACTTTACGACGGACGAACGGGAGAACCCTTTGATCGCCCGATTACCGTTGGACAAGCCTATATGCTGAAACTGGTTCACTTGGTTGATGATAAAATCCACGCCCGTTCCACGGGTCCTTACTCCCTAGTAACACAACAGCCTCTTGGTGGGAAAGCGCAACAAGGGGGACAACGCTTCGGAGAAATGGAAGTCTGGGCTTTGGAGGCTTATGGTGCAGCTTATACCTTGCAGGAACTGTTAACGGTCAAATCAGACGATATGCAAGGGCGTAATGAAGCACTAAACGCGATCGTGAAAGGGAAACCCATTCCGCGACCTGGCACCCCAGAATCCTTCAAAGTCTTGATGCGAGAATTACAATCTCTCGGTCTAGATATTTCGGTTCACCGCGTTGACACCAACGAAGATGATGGCGGAAGCCAAGATGTAGAAGTAGATTTAATGGCAGATAGCGAACGTCGTCGCACCCCCTCTCGACCCACTTATGAATCGTTATCCCGAGCCGATATTGTCCCTGAAGAAGTTGCTGTCGCCGAAACCGCAGAGAGTGAAGACAGTAATCAGTAA
- a CDS encoding TatD family hydrolase → MQLIDTHVHINFDVFEAELAELKARWQEKGVVQLVHSCVEPQEFQQISAIADQFPEVAFAVGLHPLEAQSWTPELAAETEKLAQSDSRVVAIGETGLDFYKAENVTQQKTAFWEQLAIAQRLNKPVIIHCRDAASDLVDLVRQFQQENGAVKGVMHCWAGTPEETQQCLDLGFYISFSGLVTFKNAKQVHASAKIVPEDRLLVETDCPFLAPVPKRGKRNEPSYVRYVAERVAELRNVSLETLAETTTENARQLFSLPSLP, encoded by the coding sequence ATGCAGCTAATTGATACCCATGTTCACATCAACTTTGATGTTTTTGAAGCTGAATTGGCAGAATTGAAAGCCCGTTGGCAAGAAAAAGGGGTCGTCCAACTGGTTCATTCTTGTGTTGAACCGCAAGAATTTCAACAAATCAGCGCGATCGCGGATCAGTTTCCTGAAGTTGCCTTTGCGGTCGGGTTACATCCCCTAGAAGCCCAAAGCTGGACTCCAGAACTGGCTGCTGAAACCGAAAAACTAGCTCAGTCCGATTCCCGAGTGGTTGCCATTGGGGAAACAGGGTTAGATTTTTATAAAGCAGAAAATGTCACCCAACAGAAAACTGCCTTTTGGGAGCAACTCGCGATCGCGCAACGGCTCAATAAACCTGTGATCATCCACTGTCGTGATGCTGCCTCAGACCTCGTTGATTTGGTGCGCCAATTTCAACAGGAAAACGGGGCAGTAAAAGGGGTTATGCACTGCTGGGCGGGAACTCCCGAAGAAACCCAGCAATGTCTTGATCTCGGATTTTACATCAGCTTCAGTGGCTTGGTGACGTTTAAGAATGCCAAGCAAGTTCACGCATCCGCAAAAATTGTTCCTGAAGATCGGCTGCTAGTAGAAACAGACTGTCCTTTTCTTGCGCCAGTTCCCAAACGCGGAAAACGGAATGAACCCAGTTATGTTCGTTATGTCGCGGAAAGGGTTGCTGAATTGAGAAATGTCTCTTTAGAAACCTTAGCCGAAACGACCACCGAAAACGCCCGTCAACTATTTTCCCTCCCCAGTCTTCCCTAA
- the rpsT gene encoding 30S ribosomal protein S20, whose translation MANIKSAKKRIQIAERNRLQNKSYQSAVKTLMKKYFAAVDEYASNPSSENEQAVQQAMSAAYSKIDKAVKVKALHQNNGARKKARLAKALKKVTTA comes from the coding sequence GTGGCAAATATTAAATCCGCAAAGAAGCGTATTCAAATCGCAGAACGCAACCGTCTCCAGAATAAGTCCTATCAATCAGCGGTGAAAACCTTGATGAAAAAATACTTTGCAGCTGTTGATGAGTATGCAAGCAACCCCAGTTCCGAAAATGAACAGGCGGTTCAGCAAGCCATGTCAGCAGCTTACAGCAAAATTGATAAAGCGGTCAAAGTGAAAGCCCTGCATCAAAATAATGGGGCGAGAAAAAAAGCTCGCTTAGCCAAAGCCCTCAAAAAAGTGACTACCGCTTGA
- the hisD gene encoding histidinol dehydrogenase yields the protein MLRIINQVAEATTELQRISRRTHDQQIAGKEEAVQEIIQTVRKKGDQALLDYTAKFDQLTLTVDQLRVSGSELDAAYQQVSKELIDAIALARQQIEAFHRQRTPKSWVEFGNQTVLGKRYTPVDRAGLYVPGGRAAYPSTVLMNAVPAKVAGVERRVMVTPPGADGKITPAVLVAAQEAGIEEIYRIGGAHAIAALAYGTERIPEVDVITGPGNLYVTLAKKMVYGTVGIDSLAGPSEVLVIADQNANPVYVAADLLAQAEHDPMAAAILLTTEEKLAQQVQEEVQKQLADHPRRTLTEKSIANYGVVIIVNSLKEAAELSNIFAPEHLELEVEDPWEMLHLIRHAGAIFMGHSTPEAVGDYLAGPNHTLPTSGAARYASALGVETFMKHSSLIEYSQTALDHVSQAIQTLAEAEGLHSHSESVRLRRENNQE from the coding sequence ATGCTGCGGATCATCAATCAAGTCGCGGAAGCAACAACAGAACTTCAGAGAATTTCTCGCCGAACTCACGATCAACAAATCGCGGGGAAAGAAGAGGCGGTGCAAGAAATTATTCAAACGGTGAGGAAAAAAGGGGATCAAGCCCTGCTTGATTACACGGCAAAATTTGATCAGCTGACCTTAACGGTTGATCAATTACGGGTGAGTGGATCAGAACTGGATGCTGCTTATCAGCAAGTATCTAAGGAACTCATTGACGCGATCGCGCTGGCAAGACAACAAATTGAAGCCTTTCATCGTCAACGAACCCCGAAATCTTGGGTCGAATTTGGCAATCAAACCGTCTTAGGTAAACGTTATACCCCTGTTGATCGCGCAGGGTTATATGTTCCAGGCGGACGAGCAGCTTATCCTAGTACAGTCTTGATGAATGCGGTTCCGGCAAAAGTAGCAGGTGTCGAGCGACGGGTGATGGTAACACCCCCGGGTGCTGACGGTAAAATTACTCCTGCGGTATTAGTTGCAGCACAAGAGGCTGGAATTGAAGAGATTTATCGGATCGGAGGGGCGCACGCGATCGCAGCCTTAGCCTATGGAACAGAAAGGATTCCAGAAGTGGATGTGATTACAGGGCCAGGCAATCTCTATGTCACTCTTGCGAAAAAGATGGTTTATGGCACAGTGGGCATTGATTCTCTGGCGGGTCCCTCGGAAGTGTTGGTGATTGCGGATCAGAATGCAAATCCAGTTTACGTTGCTGCTGATTTGTTAGCCCAAGCCGAACATGATCCGATGGCAGCAGCAATCTTGTTAACAACAGAAGAGAAACTCGCACAGCAAGTGCAGGAGGAAGTGCAAAAACAATTAGCCGATCATCCTCGTCGCACTTTAACAGAAAAATCGATCGCGAATTATGGTGTGGTCATTATTGTTAACTCCCTTAAGGAAGCAGCAGAATTATCTAATATTTTCGCCCCCGAACATTTAGAGTTAGAAGTGGAAGACCCCTGGGAAATGTTGCATCTGATCCGCCATGCAGGGGCGATTTTTATGGGACATTCGACTCCAGAAGCGGTAGGGGATTATCTCGCCGGTCCCAATCATACCTTACCCACGTCTGGGGCTGCTCGTTATGCGTCTGCGTTGGGGGTAGAAACGTTTATGAAGCATTCCAGCTTAATTGAATATTCCCAGACTGCTTTAGATCATGTTTCCCAAGCCATTCAAACCTTAGCGGAAGCAGAAGGATTGCATTCTCACAGTGAATCCGTCCGTTTACGCAGGGAAAACAATCAAGAGTAA
- the rimO gene encoding 30S ribosomal protein S12 methylthiotransferase RimO, which yields MSEKPTIAISHLGCEKNRIDSEHMLGLLAQAGYAVDNNEDTADYVIVNTCSFIEAAREESVRTLVELAEADKKILITGCLAQHFQEELLEEIPEAVAVVGTGDYGKIVDVIERVEDGKRVKEITSEPTYIADETVPRYRTTSEAVAYLRVAEGCDYACAFCIIPHLRGKQRSRSIESIVNEAHSLAEQGVKELVLISQITTNYGVDLYGEPKLAELLRALGEVDVPWIRMHYAYPTGLTPKVIQAIQDTPNVLPYLDLPLQHSHPEILRAMNRPWQGRVNDGIIRRIKEELPDAVLRTTFIVGFPGETEDQFQHLCDFVQRHEFDLMGAFTFSPEEGTAAYNLSDQLPQEIMEERRDRLMSLQQPIAARKNQACVGQTVDVLVEQGKPNAGEFIGRSARFAPDVDGLVYLQGKASLGNMVKAKISHADVYDLYGEIISD from the coding sequence ATGTCAGAAAAACCGACCATTGCCATTTCTCATCTGGGCTGTGAAAAAAATCGAATCGATTCCGAACATATGTTAGGCTTGCTCGCCCAAGCAGGCTATGCCGTGGACAATAATGAAGACACCGCAGACTATGTGATTGTTAATACTTGTAGTTTTATTGAAGCTGCACGGGAAGAGTCTGTCCGCACCTTAGTTGAGTTAGCTGAAGCGGATAAGAAAATTCTGATTACGGGCTGTTTAGCGCAACATTTCCAAGAAGAGTTATTAGAAGAAATCCCTGAAGCCGTTGCTGTGGTGGGAACGGGGGATTATGGCAAAATTGTGGATGTGATTGAGCGCGTGGAAGACGGGAAACGAGTCAAAGAAATTACGTCTGAACCGACTTATATTGCCGATGAAACCGTCCCTCGCTATCGCACCACCAGTGAAGCAGTTGCTTACCTGCGAGTGGCTGAGGGTTGCGATTATGCTTGTGCTTTTTGTATTATCCCGCATTTACGAGGAAAGCAGCGATCGCGCTCGATTGAATCGATTGTAAATGAAGCCCATAGCTTAGCGGAACAAGGGGTGAAAGAATTAGTTTTAATCTCTCAAATCACCACGAACTATGGAGTGGATCTGTATGGTGAACCGAAGTTAGCAGAATTATTGCGGGCGTTAGGAGAAGTAGATGTCCCTTGGATCCGAATGCACTATGCTTATCCCACGGGACTCACGCCAAAAGTGATTCAAGCGATTCAAGACACGCCGAATGTTTTACCCTATCTTGATTTACCGCTACAGCACTCCCATCCTGAGATTTTACGGGCAATGAATCGTCCTTGGCAAGGGCGCGTGAATGATGGGATTATTCGTCGGATTAAAGAAGAATTACCCGATGCCGTGTTACGCACCACATTTATTGTTGGTTTTCCTGGAGAAACGGAAGATCAGTTTCAACATTTGTGTGACTTTGTGCAGCGTCATGAGTTTGACTTGATGGGGGCGTTTACGTTTTCTCCTGAAGAGGGAACTGCAGCATATAATTTGAGCGATCAATTGCCACAGGAGATTATGGAAGAACGGCGCGATCGGTTGATGAGTCTGCAACAGCCCATTGCAGCCCGAAAAAATCAAGCCTGTGTTGGTCAAACCGTTGATGTTTTAGTGGAACAAGGGAAACCGAATGCGGGGGAATTTATCGGACGTTCAGCGCGATTTGCCCCCGATGTGGATGGCTTAGTCTATCTGCAAGGAAAAGCCAGCCTCGGCAATATGGTCAAGGCGAAAATTTCTCATGCTGATGTTTACGACTTATACGGGGAAATTATTTCTGATTGA
- the psb28 gene encoding photosystem II reaction center protein Psb28 — protein sequence MSASIPTVEFFEGIPEEISDVRLRQAKSTGIRNVLIIFEQLEALERFNSFRQRFSKALNLKDSEGTISVEPDSLRFIYGGPEGDDLQRVECTFAIDQDDHWDRFMRFMERYAQANGMAYQDKQ from the coding sequence ATGTCTGCATCTATTCCCACTGTCGAATTTTTTGAAGGCATTCCTGAAGAAATCAGTGACGTTCGTTTACGTCAAGCAAAATCCACAGGAATCCGTAATGTTCTAATAATTTTTGAACAGCTAGAAGCCCTAGAACGATTTAATAGTTTTCGTCAACGCTTTTCTAAAGCACTCAATTTAAAAGATTCCGAAGGAACAATTTCCGTTGAACCCGATTCTCTCCGCTTTATCTATGGTGGACCCGAAGGCGACGATTTACAACGGGTTGAATGTACCTTTGCCATTGACCAAGACGATCATTGGGATCGCTTTATGCGGTTTATGGAACGCTATGCCCAAGCCAATGGCATGGCGTATCAGGATAAACAGTAA
- a CDS encoding PetM family cytochrome b6-f complex subunit 7 → MTANTIIFNAAVLSFTLILVGLAWGFLLLKIQGNSAE, encoded by the coding sequence ATGACTGCCAACACCATCATTTTTAACGCTGCTGTTTTATCCTTCACTTTAATTTTAGTGGGCTTGGCTTGGGGCTTTTTACTCCTCAAAATTCAGGGTAATAGTGCTGAATAA
- a CDS encoding 2TM domain-containing protein, with protein MPPRWPRKPTREDPAYRKLEDRINFAVHVAVFALINSGSWFFKQLNQADWQWTTWLTLSWLAVLVLHFIYISAIADYSTNPKKSDG; from the coding sequence ATGCCACCGCGTTGGCCCCGTAAACCCACTCGTGAAGACCCCGCTTATCGCAAACTGGAAGACCGCATCAACTTTGCGGTTCATGTTGCTGTTTTCGCCTTGATTAACTCAGGATCATGGTTCTTTAAACAACTGAATCAAGCGGACTGGCAATGGACGACTTGGCTGACGTTAAGCTGGCTTGCTGTTTTAGTATTACATTTTATTTACATTAGCGCGATCGCGGACTACTCTACCAATCCCAAAAAATCCGATGGCTAA
- a CDS encoding DUF3181 family protein: MANSNPTREIEALAAEIGDKIYIDVAKWHLYLSDAHLHTTVAEQVYPLLENKSLSAEQVEDILKRISVKLGGGRTQLPLLDLLPPNAMDDLMALLEEYQKQL, translated from the coding sequence ATGGCTAACTCTAACCCCACCCGAGAAATTGAAGCCCTCGCTGCCGAAATTGGCGATAAGATTTATATTGATGTGGCAAAATGGCATCTGTATCTCTCCGATGCCCATTTACACACAACTGTAGCCGAACAAGTTTATCCCCTGCTAGAAAATAAAAGCCTCAGTGCAGAACAGGTTGAAGATATTCTCAAACGCATCTCGGTTAAGCTGGGAGGCGGGCGGACACAACTTCCTTTACTTGATCTGCTTCCTCCCAATGCAATGGATGATTTGATGGCGTTGCTGGAAGAGTATCAAAAGCAGCTTTAG
- a CDS encoding Uma2 family endonuclease codes for MGDLTMVTAQDNFPQFTPEEYFVWEEKQLEKYEYIDGHVYAMGGGTKNHSLIAVRLTTLFSNHLEGGSCETGNSDLRINIAGSNDYTYPDISVTCDERDQRTTQYITYPCLIVEVLSKSTEAYDRGGKFRLYRNNPVLQDYLLVNSTRIEMDLYHKKNTGEWVILNYQEGDTVELKSINLTFPIEQVYRGLVLTSEP; via the coding sequence ATGGGTGATTTAACGATGGTTACAGCACAAGACAATTTCCCGCAGTTCACACCAGAAGAATATTTTGTTTGGGAAGAAAAGCAACTGGAAAAATATGAATATATCGATGGTCACGTTTATGCAATGGGCGGGGGAACCAAAAATCATAGTTTGATCGCCGTTAGACTGACTACTTTATTTTCCAATCACTTAGAAGGAGGTAGTTGCGAAACGGGTAACTCCGATCTCAGAATTAATATCGCAGGCAGTAATGATTACACTTACCCTGATATTAGTGTCACTTGTGATGAGCGGGATCAAAGGACAACCCAATATATTACCTATCCCTGCTTGATTGTCGAAGTGTTATCTAAAAGTACAGAAGCATACGACAGAGGGGGAAAGTTTAGACTGTATCGCAATAACCCTGTTTTACAAGACTATTTATTAGTCAACTCCACTCGTATCGAAATGGACTTATATCATAAAAAAAATACAGGGGAATGGGTGATTCTGAATTATCAAGAAGGAGATACCGTAGAACTCAAAAGCATTAATCTAACTTTCCCCATTGAGCAAGTCTATCGGGGACTGGTTCTCACCTCAGAACCATAA
- a CDS encoding glycosyltransferase family 2 protein, producing the protein MPQNSWTDKNSYEEFNPIEALLSEWSDAETEEEEWSSDFFQGIGGRRWKAAVTLMMVWGTTIALHLISWGSWLVLGITGVLTVQVARLLFTRPVTPPPTLTDADLAEAPLVSILVAAKNEETVITGLVESLCSLDYPKDKYEIWLIDDHSTDQTPVLLDQLARQYSQLKVLHRPANAGGGKSGALNQALSLSKGEIVAVFDADAQIPTDLLRRVIPVFNQDTIGAVQVRKAIANAALNFWTKGQRAEMALDSYFQQRRIGLRGIGELRGNGQFVRRRALASCGKWNEQTITDDLDLTIRLHLDEWDIGFVNDPCVKEEGVTRAIALWHQRNRWAEGGYQRYLDYWRWIIRNRMGFGKSLDLSTFLLFQYLLPTAALPDMLMVALRQEAPLYLPATSMMLTFSFWGMFQGLRETQGNESKLTIWERLGESIRGTLYMIHWLLIIPSMTARLAVRPKKLKWVKTSHQGEEKQQQYET; encoded by the coding sequence ATGCCACAAAATTCCTGGACCGACAAGAATTCTTATGAAGAGTTTAATCCGATTGAAGCTCTCCTCTCAGAGTGGTCGGATGCAGAAACCGAAGAAGAAGAATGGAGTAGCGACTTTTTCCAAGGGATAGGGGGAAGACGCTGGAAAGCAGCAGTCACACTGATGATGGTTTGGGGAACGACCATTGCTCTCCATCTCATTTCTTGGGGATCATGGCTGGTTTTAGGAATCACGGGTGTCTTAACCGTACAAGTTGCCCGTCTCCTTTTCACTCGTCCCGTCACGCCTCCGCCCACTTTAACAGATGCGGATTTAGCTGAAGCCCCACTGGTTTCTATTTTAGTCGCTGCGAAAAATGAAGAAACGGTAATTACGGGGTTGGTAGAAAGTCTTTGTTCTTTGGACTATCCCAAAGATAAATATGAAATTTGGCTCATTGATGATCACAGCACCGACCAAACCCCAGTTCTATTAGACCAGTTAGCGAGGCAATATAGTCAGTTAAAGGTACTCCATCGCCCTGCTAATGCGGGTGGTGGTAAATCAGGTGCATTAAATCAAGCCCTGAGTTTGAGTAAGGGAGAAATTGTCGCGGTTTTCGATGCAGATGCCCAAATTCCGACTGATCTGTTGCGGAGAGTGATTCCTGTGTTCAATCAGGATACAATTGGGGCGGTACAAGTTCGCAAGGCGATCGCGAATGCAGCGTTGAACTTCTGGACGAAAGGACAACGAGCAGAAATGGCGCTAGATAGCTATTTTCAGCAGCGTCGTATCGGTTTAAGAGGAATTGGCGAATTACGGGGGAATGGTCAGTTTGTACGCCGTCGTGCGCTCGCTAGCTGTGGCAAATGGAACGAACAAACGATTACCGATGATTTAGATTTAACCATTCGCTTGCATTTAGATGAGTGGGACATTGGGTTTGTTAATGACCCTTGTGTGAAAGAAGAAGGAGTCACCCGCGCGATCGCGCTTTGGCATCAACGCAACCGTTGGGCAGAAGGCGGTTATCAACGCTATCTCGACTATTGGCGTTGGATTATTCGCAACCGTATGGGCTTCGGGAAAAGTCTTGATCTCAGCACCTTTTTACTCTTCCAATATCTCCTTCCCACCGCAGCACTTCCTGATATGCTGATGGTAGCTTTACGGCAAGAAGCCCCGCTTTATCTCCCTGCAACCAGTATGATGCTTACCTTCTCTTTCTGGGGGATGTTCCAAGGCTTGAGAGAAACCCAAGGGAATGAATCAAAACTCACCATTTGGGAAAGGCTTGGAGAAAGCATCCGAGGAACGCTCTACATGATTCATTGGTTACTGATTATTCCCAGTATGACGGCTCGCCTCGCTGTTCGTCCGAAAAAACTGAAATGGGTTAAAACGTCTCACCAAGGAGAAGAAAAACAGCAGCAATACGAAACATAA